AGCGGAACCTTCACAACAGCAATGACTTCCGGCGGAGAACTGGGCGCGAAAAACCTAATCTTCTATGTACTAGGACGGGACCCGAACGGGATAGTGATTACAGGTCAGGACAAGTCGACACCGGAATCAACAATTCTCCAGGCAAGCGTTGACAGTATTCCCACAGTAACTCAGGGACAATCCGTTACAATAATCCTCCACCTGTCGAGCAATTCATCCATCGTGAACATGAACATCACAGTCAGCCTGAACATTGATCAAAACGTCGTTCAAAGCCAATCGGGCATCTACATCCAGCATGGTGCGAAAAAAGACGTATCATTCAGCTTCAACGCCCCACAAGGACTCGGAGTCCATACCCTCACATTCTTCTCGCCAGAATACGGCGCCCCCATAGTTACGGGGACCCTTCAGGTATCAGTCTTGCAGAATAGCCTCCAAGTAATAATTCCAGCCATCATTGGACTGGTAGCCGCCATTGTAATACTTCTGTTCTATCTCTACCGAAGAAAGCCGCAGGTCGAAGCTGAACCCACACCAAAAGACAAACCGGCCGGAGGAAAACCCTCAAAACCGACTCCAGCGTCTCCGACTAAATCCTTAACTTGAAGTTAGAGTCAACATGTAGATCTTCGGTTTAATCTCATGGAGTCGGGACCTGAAGAGCCACTGGGCGAATCCTTACCATCAGAGGCTCCGCCACGAGAGCGAAACCCCGGCGGGCTCATCTACGAATGCATCAATTGTGGGTCAAAGCTTACTGCTGACCAACTCGCAATGACGCCAGAGATCAAGTGCCCGTTCTGCGGATACAGAATCCTACGAAAGGTCAGAGCCCCGATAGTCAAACACGTGAAAGCTCGATAGAGCCACCTGCAGGTCCTTGCATAAACGGATATAACGAGTCCACAATCCGCGTGAAGTGCCCAGGCCAGAAGTATCTTGCAACAACAAATCAGGGATAAGCACAAGCTCATTTCAGAAACGGCCCGCCGAAGAGGATTCTTCTGGGGCTCCTTCGAGATCTACGGTGGGCTCAGCGGGTTTCTCGACCTTGGGCCTCTGGGAGTGGTCTTGAAGAGACAGATCGAGGATACCTGGAGAGATTTCTTCCTCAGACGCCATGGGTTTGTCGAGGTTTCAACCCCAATAATCACGCCGCACAAGGTTCTCGAAGCCTCAGGCCACGTCGAGAACTTCAAAGATCCGATGACCGAGTGTACCGATTGCAAGAGAAGGTTTCGAGCAGACCAGCTAGTAAAGGAGGCCACCGGGCTCGAAACGGAAGGCATGAGCCTCGAGACCTTAGGATCACTCCTCAAAGAGAAACATGTCAAGTGTCCTGAATGCGGCGGGGAACTTGGACCACCACAATATTTCATGACCATGTTCAAGACCACTATAGGCCCTTACGGCGAGGACCCGGCCTACGGCCGCCCGGAAGCGGCTCAGGGAATATTCGTAAACTTCCGCAGAATCTTCGAAACTATGAGAGAAAAATTCCCCATCGGGATCGCCCAAGTGGGAACGGTTCTCCGTAACGAGATATCACCCCGACAGGGCCCCATTCGATTACGAGAGTTTACAATAATGGACTTCGAGCTCTTCTTCAACCCTGAAGAACCCGATTGTCCGTACCTAGAAGAGATGGCGTCCGAGGAGTTGTCAATAGTTACCGCTGACACTCGAAAAGAAGGCGCAGAAAACGCGACCGTGATCAAGGTAGGCGACGCGGTCCAGAGACAGATAATCAAAGCACCATGGGCAGCCTATTTTATGGCTCTCTCGAAACAATTCCTTAATCGGCTCGGCGTCGACGGTCACCATCAAAGATTTTTCGAAAAACTGCCCTCTGAGCGAGCACACTATTCCTCCCAAACCTTCGACCACGAAGTCAAACTTGACCGATGGGGATGGACTGAGGTAGCCGGGTTTGCAAACAGAACGGACTACGACCTCCGAAAACATATGGAAGCAACTGGAGAGGACTTGCGAGTGTTCAAACCCTATCAGACACCTCGCCTTCGCGAAGTCAAGTTGATAAAACCGAATCGTCAGAACATCGCAAAAATCTTCCACCAAGAGACTGGAAGAGTCGCTGATCTGATTTCGAAAGACGATCCCGAGAAATTTCTAAAAAGCAAGAAGGCTGGGTTGCCCGTAACAGTCGGGCCATATACCATTCCATCAAACTGCTTCGACGTCGTCGAGGAGCAGGTAAAGGAAACCGGGACCCGTTTTCTGCCCTACGTAATCGAGCCGAGCTTCGGAGTGGAACGCCTCCTCTACACGACCCTCGAATACAACCTAGCGATGAAGGAAGATAGGCTCATTCTAGGCCTCCCATTCAACCTCGCTCCCATCCAGGCGTCGGTCTTCCCCTTGGTAAACAAAGACGGCTTGGAAAAGCGAGCTACGGAAGTGTATGAGGCTCTCGTCGCGAACGGATTGAGAGTGGAGTACGATGAAGCAGGCTCTATTGGAAGGAGGTACGCTAGGGCCGACGAGGCAGGCGTACCCCTCGGAATCACCGTCGACTATGATACGCTCAAAGATGATACTGTTACGATCCGAGATCGTGATAGCTGGAGCCAAATGAGAACCCCTGTCGGAACACTGGCCTCAACAATTCGTGAGATAATGATAGAAGGTTTCAAAGCCCCGAACTGACCTGGTTCAAACCGCTGCTAGTTTTTTATGGTAACGACAGCATCACCTTGCGAGACAGTGCTCTTTGATGACCTTTCCAGTCGAAACCGAAGCAAACATACGACGACGAATACTTGACATCTGCAGAGAACAGACAAGAAACGTCGTAGACATAACCCGCGAACTAGCGCTAATGACCGACAACGTCTCTGATGGAAAAGCAAAGGACGCAAAGGAGCACTATCAGAACATGCTGAAGATTCTGGAAACCTTCGAAGGCACCAAGAAGAAGCTCCTTGAGGAGGTCGCCTCGTTCGGGACACTACTCAGCAATCGAGAGGACTTCATCAGGCTAATTTTCAAGATAGGCGAAATAGCGGACTATGCTCAAGGCATCGGTTTCCGACTTTCAGCGGTCATCGACCGAAGCTGGAAACTCGACAAGAAATACACCAAGCGCCTCGCGGAATTGAACGCCCTCGTTCTCGAAGAAATGTCCAAGATAAGAGAGACCGTGATGTCCCTAGGCTTCAACCCGGCAAAAGCAATGGAGCTCTCAAGAGGTGTCGAAGACTCAGAGAAGAAAGTAGACATGGCCTACCGATCTCTCGACCTTGAGGTACTCGACGATAAGATTCCTCTGCGTACCCTGTTACTTGTCAGGGATCTGAGTGCTCACATGGAGAGCATGGCCGATCTAGGAGTGGACGTTGTAGACTTGATCAGGGTAATTGCCCTGACAGCCTAGAAAAATCATGAAGTCCACGACGCTTCAAGGTGAAGCTGAACTCATCGGAACTCGCCTCATAGTTTGGGACGCCAAGACCGGCCTTGACATTTACCGGTCAGGTTTCTTCGGGAAGCCAGTCGGGATACCAAAACCCAAACCAGACCAAGACTTCGACGTCCCACTACTGCTCGATCTCATGGAAGGATTGTACCTTCTGGAACATCGTAGGATCTCAGTGATTGATGGAAGAACCAAAGATCCCGTCCCAAAATCGGTTCTATTGAGAGAGGCTAAGGGAACTTACCGTGGATTCAGTCAGGCGTACCAAGTGTACAAGGATTTGAGAAACAAGGGTTACATCGTCACACCTGGAATAAAGTTCGGCGCTGACTTCGCCGTGTATGAGCACGGACCTGGAATAGATCACGCCCCATTCATCGTCTCGGTCGAAGACCCGGAGTCGATCATGGGACCCTTTGAGGTAGTGCGAGCCGGTAGACTGGCAACAACCGTGAGAAAACAGTTCATAATTGCGATTCCAGACATGAAGCAGGACGAGATCAGATATCTGGTTTTTAGCTGGTTCAAAGCCTAGCTCGAACCCGCAGCTCCTCCCATCGCCGCTGCTCGAGCATTCTCGAGAAAGCCAAGAGCAAAGTCACGAGCGTGTCGTTCAGTTCCTCTATGTTTCCCGCCGACATGTCTCAAGTGATGGTAAAACTCATGGATCAAAACATATGGATCAAACATGTATTCTTCACTCGACATGTAGATAGTCCGCTCCCTGTGCACATAGCATCCCAGCGCTCTTTTCTCGC
This window of the Candidatus Bathyarchaeia archaeon genome carries:
- the glyS gene encoding glycine--tRNA ligase; the encoded protein is MQQQIRDKHKLISETARRRGFFWGSFEIYGGLSGFLDLGPLGVVLKRQIEDTWRDFFLRRHGFVEVSTPIITPHKVLEASGHVENFKDPMTECTDCKRRFRADQLVKEATGLETEGMSLETLGSLLKEKHVKCPECGGELGPPQYFMTMFKTTIGPYGEDPAYGRPEAAQGIFVNFRRIFETMREKFPIGIAQVGTVLRNEISPRQGPIRLREFTIMDFELFFNPEEPDCPYLEEMASEELSIVTADTRKEGAENATVIKVGDAVQRQIIKAPWAAYFMALSKQFLNRLGVDGHHQRFFEKLPSERAHYSSQTFDHEVKLDRWGWTEVAGFANRTDYDLRKHMEATGEDLRVFKPYQTPRLREVKLIKPNRQNIAKIFHQETGRVADLISKDDPEKFLKSKKAGLPVTVGPYTIPSNCFDVVEEQVKETGTRFLPYVIEPSFGVERLLYTTLEYNLAMKEDRLILGLPFNLAPIQASVFPLVNKDGLEKRATEVYEALVANGLRVEYDEAGSIGRRYARADEAGVPLGITVDYDTLKDDTVTIRDRDSWSQMRTPVGTLASTIREIMIEGFKAPN
- a CDS encoding DNA-directed RNA polymerase subunit P, whose translation is MESGPEEPLGESLPSEAPPRERNPGGLIYECINCGSKLTADQLAMTPEIKCPFCGYRILRKVRAPIVKHVKAR
- the endA gene encoding tRNA-intron lyase, with protein sequence MKSTTLQGEAELIGTRLIVWDAKTGLDIYRSGFFGKPVGIPKPKPDQDFDVPLLLDLMEGLYLLEHRRISVIDGRTKDPVPKSVLLREAKGTYRGFSQAYQVYKDLRNKGYIVTPGIKFGADFAVYEHGPGIDHAPFIVSVEDPESIMGPFEVVRAGRLATTVRKQFIIAIPDMKQDEIRYLVFSWFKA